One window of Amyelois transitella isolate CPQ chromosome 7, ilAmyTran1.1, whole genome shotgun sequence genomic DNA carries:
- the LOC132901919 gene encoding uncharacterized protein LOC132901919 — MELSEFVNTEYVKNGMYDEAEEVYIECKAHMKLCLKKLSVTKSAPALKDLLDTTTDCLSALEQERDLTKQPVESVNLSTSTNQITSCISTAKVIKTKQVLLATALLKAQTKTGEFQLIRALIDQGSQASFITESAVQFLRLKKIPVKGIISCLGNSKTVNATHMVITNIQSRIDPHFVIQIHAYVLNNITSYLPETKVESLDWLDIKDINLADPQFNTPNRIDMLLGADIFSCILKEGMRKNPIGNLVAQSTSLGWILSGVVETTGKCKPVNISISSMHVRVNDDEILKKFWEIEEQQPRLSKLPTEEEQRCEEFFRATTTRTELGRYVVSLPFKTEEPFCTGGNSRHIAIKRLEALEKKLDKDNDLKNKYIEVINEYLKLDHMRPVKETDDMTEFAVYLPHHAVVRNDKSTSKVRVVFNASSPNNKGVSLNDTLMVGPTLQADLRHIIMRWRLHPIALVADIIKMYRQVRINENDAIYQRIVWRNKPEDEIKDYELVTVTFGTASVPFLAVRAMHQLAYDEGKHYPIAADNVLNNFYMDDLMSGCSTVQDGIELYTQLTQFLKKGGFQLQKWKSNDKDLQKQIETCEAEEKREWKENENVDTSTSDDMALKQVSIPRLELCGAVLLAKLLYEATEVLHIEKSKVKAWTDSTIVLSWLNSHPSRWKTFVANRVSEILNLIDSSHWHHVSSKDNPADCASRGVQPALLSECMLWISGPSFLQNSMIEYKRPIDLDTHVEENICVMAKHDAYAGVQVEMTAEVNLLMSQSCTSQYT, encoded by the exons ATGG AACTATCTGAATTTGTAAATACAGAATATGTTAAGAATGGTATGTATGACGAAGCCGAAGAAGTTTATATCGAGTGTAAAGCTCACatgaaattatgtttaaagaaGCTTAGCGTTACAA AATCGGCTCCAGCTCTAAAAGACTTGCTTGACACAACCACTGACTGTTTAAGCGCATTAG AGCAAGAACGAGATCTTACAAAACAACCGGTAGAATCAGTCAATCTTTCTACTAGTACTAATCAAATAACATCATGTATTTCTACTGctaaagttattaaaactaaacaagtATTATTAGCCACTGCATTGCTAAAGGCACAAACAAAGACAGGTGAATTTCAATTGATAAGAGCTTTAATTGACCAAGGCTCACAGGCCTCTTTTATAACTGAATCAGCTGTGCAATTCTTACGTTTGAAGAAAATTCCTGTTAAAGGAATAATATCTTGTTTAGGAAATTCCAAGACCGTAAATGCTACACATATGGTTATCACTAATATACAATCACGTATTGATCCTCattttgttattcaaataCACGCTTATGTCCTCAATAATATTACATCATATCtacctgaaacaaaagtaGAATCTCTTGATTGGTTAGATATAAAGGATATAAATTTAGCAGATCCGCAGTTCAACACTCCCAATAGAATAGATATGTTACTGGGTGCTGACATATTTAGCTGTATTTTGAAGGAAGGTATGAGAAAGAACCCAATTGGAAACCTAGTAGCACAAAGCACAAGTCTTGGGTGGATTCTTTCGGGCGTGGTCGAAACAACAGGAAAATGCAAACCtgttaatattagtatatccTCTATGCATGTTCGGGTTAATGATGATGAAATACTAAAGAAATTTTGGGAAATTGAAGAACAACAGCCTCGATTAAGTAAGTTACCAACTGAGGAAGAACAACGATGTGAAGAATTTTTTAGAGCTACAACTACAAGAACGGAGTTAGGAAGATACGTGGTAAGTCTACCATTCAAAACTGAAGAACCATTTTGCACCGGAGGCAATTCTAGACACATTGCGATAAAAAGGCTAGAAGCATTAGAGAAGAAATTAGACAAGGACAACGActtgaaaaacaaatacattgaagtaataaatgaataccTTAAATTAGACCATATGAGACCTGTTAAGGAAACTGATGATATGACGGAATTCGCTGTATATTTGCCGCACCACGCTGTAGTAAGAAATGACAAATCTACTTCAAAAGTACGTGTAGTTTTCAATGCGTCAAGCCCAAATAATAAAGGAGTTTCTTTGAATGATACTCTCATGGTTGGACCAACTCTACAAGCTGATCTGCGTCATATTATTATGAGATGGCGATTACATCCCATTGCATTAGTAgcagatattattaaaatgtatcgtCAAGTAAGGATCAATGAAAATGATGCTATATATCAAAGAATTGTATGGCGCAATAAACCTGAAGATGAAATAAAGGACTATGAGTTGGTAACGGTGACATTTGGAACAGCTTCCGTACCTTTTCTAGCAGTACGAGCCATGCATCAATTAGCTTATGATGAAGGTAAGCATTATCCTATAGCTGCAGATAATgtcttaaacaatttttatatggaCGATCTGATGTCAGGTTGTTCAACAGTTCAAGACGGTATAGAACTATACACACAACtaacacaatttttaaaaaagggaGGATTTCAGTTACAGAAATGGAAAAGTAACGATAAAGATCTACAGAAGCAAATAGAAACGTGTGAGGCGGAAGAAAAAAGAGAATGGAAGGAAAATGAAAACGTGGACACAAGTACAAGTGATGATATGGCCt TAAAACAAGTGAGTATCCCGCGTTTGGAACTATGCGGCGCCGTGTTACTTGCCAAATTATTATACGAGGCAACCGAAGTCTTACATATTGAAAAGAGTAAGGTCAAAGCATGGACAGACTCTACAATAGTGCTTTCATGGTTGAATAGCCACCCAAGTAGATGGAAGACATTTGTAGCCAATAGGGTTTCAGAAATATTGAATCTGATAGATTCATCTCATTGGCATCATGTGTCTTCTAAGGACAATCCCGCTGATTGTGCATCCAGAGGAGTTCAACCGGCTTTATTATCAGAATGTATGCTTTGGATATCCGGTCCttcatttttacaaaatagtatgataGAATACAAACGGCCAATAGATTTGGATACACATGTAGAAGAaaat ATTTGTGTCATGGCTAAGCATGACGCCTATGCCGGGGTCCAAGTAGAAATGACGGCCGAAGTAAACCTGCTGATGTCTCAAAGTTGTACTAGCCAATACACTTAA
- the LOC106130226 gene encoding tRNA (guanine(37)-N1)-methyltransferase: MIFRGCRAVSFMMKTIKEVSLAPVEVRGMKLLDREKFLRNVAVPILKVTEENLSKVTQCCRPFFLKLENFKPVQDIVNETYKKCIHLNPEKISNWTDITDDVRTSLSKHGVDENNFSIKEVQLCYENWRYETIFKAVLPENEEGVSGFSQIGHIIHLNLRDHLLDYRLLIGQVLLDKVKTCRTVVNKSNVIDNTYRNFSMEVLAGEEDFIVTVKENRCNFKFDFSKVYWNPRLCKEHERILSYLEKGDTLFDVFAGVGPFSIPAAKRNCTVFANDLNPDSYNWLNHNAKYNKVDMFRFKSYNLDGKDFIHTIFKEHIIASCSSEDKRSKIHVTMNLPALAMDFVKYFKGLIDDVNLFSKFDIEIIVYVYCFVIEGENAVTILNNSMGCDMTDYVVEVFDVRNVSPKKEMMRVTFKLTKDVLFDVKDSVNEPPAKKLCVEPEKTEMCVTKN, translated from the coding sequence atgatttttcgTGGTTGCCGCGCGGTTTCATTTATGATGAAGACAATCAAGGAAGTTTCCCTGGCCCCTGTTGAAGTGCGAGGCATGAAACTATTAGATCGCGAAAAATTCTTGCGTAATGTTGCAGTGCCAATTCTCAAGGTAACTGAGGAGAATCTGTCTAAAGTAACACAATGCTGCAGACCTTTCTTCctaaaattagaaaatttcAAGCCTGTACAAGATATAGTCAatgaaacatataaaaaatgcatTCATCTGAACCCAGAAAAGATTTCAAATTGGACAGATATCACTGATGATGTTCGTACTTCTTTAAGTAAACATGGAGTTGATGAAAATAACTTCAGCATTAAGGAAGTTCAACTTTGTTATGAAAACTGGCGGTACGAGACTATTTTCAAAGCCGTTTTACCAGAAAACGAGGAAGGAGTAAGTGGTTTCTCACAAATAGGTCATATCATACATTTGAACCTACGTGATCATCTTTTAGACTATCGTCTACTCATCGGTCAAGTGTTACTAGACAAAGTGAAGACTTGCCGCACTGTTGTCAACAAAAGTAATGTTATAGACAATACATATAGGAACTTTAGTATGGAAGTTTTGGCAGGAGAGGAAGACTTTATAGTGACAGTAAAAGAAAACCGATGTAACTTCAAATTCGACTTTTCAAAAGTGTACTGGAACCCACGTTTGTGTAAAGAGCATGAGAGAATTTTGAGTTATCTAGAAAAAGGAGACACATTGTTTGATGTTTTTGCTGGAGTTGGCCCGTTCTCTATTCCGGCAGCAAAGAGGAACTGCACTGTTTTTGCCAATGATCTAAACCCTGATTCTTACAATTGGTTGAATCATAATGCGAAATACAACAAAGTTGACATGTTTCGTTTTAAATCGTACAATCTAGATGGCAAAGACTTTATTCATACTATATTTAAGGAGCATATTATTGCATCTTGTTCCAGTGAAGATAAGAGATCAAAAATACATGTGACAATGAATCTACCAGCCTTAGCGATGgactttgtaaaatatttcaaagggTTAATAGATGatgtgaatttattttcaaagtttgatattgaaataatagtTTACGTGTATTGTTTTGTGATTGAAGGTGAAAATGCAGTgacaatattaaataacagTATGGGATGTGATATGACAGATTATGTTGTTGAAGTTTTTGATGTCCGAAATGTTTCTCCTAAGAAGGAAATGATGCGAGTTACTTTTAAGTTGACAAAAGATGTGTTGTTTGATGTAAAGGACAGTGTAAATGAACCCCCAGCAAAAAAGCTATGTGTTGAACCAGAAAAGACGGAAATGTGTGttactaaaaactaa